The following is a genomic window from Amaranthus tricolor cultivar Red isolate AtriRed21 chromosome 10, ASM2621246v1, whole genome shotgun sequence.
ATGAGGCAAAAAttcttaaagtttttttttatagctattaattaatataaagcGAGCTACTCTCATTTATAGTTCATACGACATAATCTATttacaagaaataaaattaatgcatttaaattaaataatataaaattaactaataatgaataaaaatttgataatcCATATTAAATGAGTTTTAAAAGTCAATCATCTTCCTTTTATTACatgaatcatcatcatcttaaaTTTATTACTTATTAGGTTTAGTTTTGATATTATActaacttttttctttctttattttctttgtagaaaagtaattaaagttttcATTTAgaattttctataaaaagttgCTTTAAACAGTAAATTCTTAGCAAATGAGCAACATATTACGTTTGTATTGAAAATTCCCAAAAATTGTAGAAATTTAATCACATGACGCCCTTGTTAATGGAAATTCATATGCTAATTTTACATGTGATAACTAAACACAAAACGTaaccaaaaatattaattaaacgGATAGTAAAGACAATAAATGCAAAAACAGGTCCTACCGGGAGTCGAACCCAGGTCGCTGGATTCAAAGTCCAGAGTGCTAACCACTACACCATAGAACCTTAGTTGAACCTAGCAAGATAAGTATTTATTTTACTGTTTCAATGGCAAACGACTTATTGTACATGCGCATTactttgatttgaatttttctatattttcttcTCATTATTAGGATTAAAAAATATGAACTTATAATCTTTTTACATcgatgattaattattaatcaaaTTGTAATAATAAAACCTATGCAAAGATTCAAATAATAACAGTTGCATACCAATACGtcaaacataattaaataattataagtcatgttttatttaagaaaaacaccCTTTTAGAATAGAATCACATTTACAaacattatattattagtattaaaattATACAAGTTACGTGACaatgtttataattttaatggCGTTATGATAGATCTTGAATAATTTTTATAGGAAACCAACTAATCATAAAACtatatgatttcataattttaGGAGAACcatgtaaaaattaaaatgatttccgcaaattaaaattatttgttggcCTAAGCTATTTTCATCCATCAACACTTAGAAACAAGGTATTTACAtggtattaaaaattatgatgaaaTATATTTGAGAATTAGAGATTCATTACCCTTGAATAACATAACATATTCTAGGAAAAACAAGACTTAAAACTCATTCCAATATATGATTGAATACTTAAGCCCTAATTGTAacgaaattaaattttagtataaatttaatagtaTTAGCTTTGTGAAGTAGAAACACTATGCGAGCAACCAATAGTCTAACACCCAACGACTAAAAAACCGACAtaacaataaaagaaaaaacccTTCTTTAGTTCAAAACTCGTTGAACAAAAGCACATCCACAATACATGCACGATAATCAGATAGACGATAGTCCAGCCACTTCAACAAATAACATTCATGGCTAACATGGGCATTTCGGCATTGGTGTGTTACACTCGAAAAAATAATGGGATGTTCTTTGTCGAGTATTCAAAGACCGAATCCAAAGATTGCTCGGATTTTGTGAAAGATCAGATCTCGCCAGCCTCTCTCCGTGTTCTCCACCACAGTTTCATTTCCGTATCTGTATAAAAGAGATAAGCACAGTTGGTCCGTCTAGCATCGCCATATCCTTGTACAAGCATCACGTAAAAtgatatatgtacatgtattaTACTGAATCAAAACTTAAACTACACCAACCTGTCCTCTTCCGGAACATCGGTTTGAACCAACTTGACGATTGTGACACCTGGTTCTGGTTCCTCGAATGTCAGTTTAACCTGAACAACAAATTGGGGTAAGAGAACGGAAAAAACGAATCATAACTCAACATTACAACAATGCTCGTTGGCTCATTGTTTCATAAAGCTCACCAATTCGGAAACTCCTATCCGCTTGCGATCTAAATTTGGACATCATGCTCAGGAAAACGGATATAACGCAAATGATCATCGATATTCATATTGCTTTCAAGTCAATGCTTCCCACTCTACATTTTCGAAATTGGATCATTCACAATAATCATTGATAGATCATAATCTATAGTTAAAATGAATTATACATCATCAtcgtacccagtgtatcccgcctaTAGAAACTATCAAACTATGATCAGAATTTTGATCAGGGTCTAGAGAGGGAAGGAAGGTGTcaacccatacccataaaaaagGATGCTAGGCTCGAGAAAGATCATAATATACTATAGGAAACTATGTAAAATGAATTATAAATTttctagaaaattttagttgttGCTCACAACTCTCAAGTATGACTAATGTGTTAATAAGATCTTTGTGAAGAACTAATATAACTCACAATTCACATTATTTGAACCAAAGTATTGTTTTCAAAGAGTTCGGATTGTATATTTCCTTCCCTTGTAAATTTGTTCACTAAATGATATGTTCACAAGTTCAAGGATTGTAATTCATAACTCATTCATGAAAATCATGTCTTATGATGCAATTTTAGTAGCTATTGTGGAGTATATATGACTAAACATGGTTCAATAAATCAGTTCTTATGCTATGCGTAAACCATAATACAAAAATGTGATAACAGTCACGATAGAGGTAACCGCACGGTGATGCGCTAGACAGGATTGATTCAATTATCGCAAAGTCAAATATCTATTGAAAATATGAGATACTTTGAAACGGCCCAAAACATCTAACTTAGCTTCACATTTCTCCGAATCCTAAGCAACAACAAGCACCAAAGCAACAACCATGACAAAAACCTAAAGCTCTATCACAATCTACATTACACTGACACAACCTTACAAAATTTCATCCGCCATGGGTTGCGGGTAGGTGTTGGTTATGACAATTTTAGGTGGGTAAAAATATGGGGGGAGGACATACCGCATCCACCCGCCTGTTTTTCCATCCCTAACCCAACATTGTTAAGTGGCACTCACTAGGCCATCTAAGGAAAGTCGCATGTACACCACCTCACCAGGACAGAATCTAACCCCCGAGCTTGGGCCTATGTCATTTGATTATAAACCCTAATAGAAATGACAACCAAATTGGTTCAATACACGTACAAAGATGACTATTTGGTTATCCTCATGgtgttgggatgatttatcccacgtggacaaattaaaaatgacgTGCATACTTTATACTTTATAAATAATTGGATTCCTTTCCAACGCCATAAGGTTTTAGAATGATATATATCTCTTTGGCTTATGAAGAAGGTGCAACTCATATTTCCCCGTTAATATGACCTTATCAATAAATCCACAATAGCAATCATACAACAAATCATACAACAAtcaatttaacaaataaatccAGCTCAATTTAACATACGACCTTATCAATGAAATAGCAAAGAAGATAATACCAAACCAAAGTCTAAGATACATCAACCACATGAACCCAATAATATCAGTAACAGAGAAATCATACAACAGCCAATAAATTCTAAAAAGCACCCAAATTTACAATttccaccaaaacaaaaaaacattaaaaacagaATTATTACCGTAGAGAACATTCCATCTGGCCAATTACCAAATCTCCATTTCTGAACAATCAATTTCCCTTCTTGCAACTCCAAATTAGTACCAGTAACAGACCCATCAAAAATACTGAACTCACCACCCACATTCTTACTTATCTTAGCATTACTTTGAGTAAAACCTTTCCACCTATTCTCATCCATTAAAATCTCATACAAATCAACCGCCCTACAACTAAATTTCTCACTTAATTTAATTGTCTTAAACCCTTTTCTCTCTTTCACCTCCTTCACACCCTTTGTAGTTGTTGCCGCCGTCGCTTCCGCCTCCTTGTGGGTCCCACTACCACCCTTTACAACCACCTTCTTGGCCTCAATCTCACCCTTACACGGCCCACCTTTAGCCATACTTTCCACATACTCCCTCACTTTCCCTAATATCAATTCTTTACCCTTCACCATAAATGCTTCCTTAATCCTTTTCCCAATCGGACCCTCATCAGAAAACATGATTTTAACATCTGGGTCTTCACCAGCATTCTCATCAGATATATACGGAATCTCAATTTTCCCTTCAGATTTCAAAATTGATTCACCGTTTTCATCCTTAACTTCACCTTCCCATGAAATTGAAAGAGATAATTCATACCCAGGTATGATTTTGCCTTTACGAATGTTGACATAAGCTTCACCTTCAATTTTGTCAAGTTTTTTGGTCTTGATGAAGAGATTTTCTTCACCGGAAAGAATGGGAAGTGAAGAAAGGGAGGTGCTGAGTTGAGATTTAGACCATTCGAAACAATCAGTTTCAGACCAGTGCCAATTATGGACGTTTGTTCCATCTGGACGGTCTTCTACAATCCATCTCTTGTCTCCTTCGCCATACTTTGCCATTGAATATGAAGAACAGAGAGATAATTTAGGTGAAAGTGAAAGTAAGGAAATGGAACTGAAAATGGAGGAATTAGGACAGAGGAGAAGAGGTGTAAATGGAGGAAGGTGGGGAATGTAGAAATGTCTAGAGGGTTCCAATGTCGAGAAAATTCCAGAATGTGGGAACTGATAAATGTAAAAGAATACTCCTATTTTCAAATGGTA
Proteins encoded in this region:
- the LOC130826169 gene encoding uncharacterized protein LOC130826169; this encodes MAKYGEGDKRWIVEDRPDGTNVHNWHWSETDCFEWSKSQLSTSLSSLPILSGEENLFIKTKKLDKIEGEAYVNIRKGKIIPGYELSLSISWEGEVKDENGESILKSEGKIEIPYISDENAGEDPDVKIMFSDEGPIGKRIKEAFMVKGKELILGKVREYVESMAKGGPCKGEIEAKKVVVKGGSGTHKEAEATAATTTKGVKEVKERKGFKTIKLSEKFSCRAVDLYEILMDENRWKGFTQSNAKISKNVGGEFSIFDGSVTGTNLELQEGKLIVQKWRFGNWPDGMFSTVKLTFEEPEPGVTIVKLVQTDVPEEDRYGNETVVENTERGWRDLIFHKIRAIFGFGL